From Zingiber officinale cultivar Zhangliang chromosome 5B, Zo_v1.1, whole genome shotgun sequence, the proteins below share one genomic window:
- the LOC121984986 gene encoding ALA-interacting subunit 5-like yields MSPQADPAPEGDAGVVERRKKSKKPKYSRFTQQELPACKPLLTPTIVISTFSLIGILFIPIGLTSLSASDIVVEIVYRYDTECIPQQSQNDKLAFIQSSETNKICSTTLTVPKNMKAPVYIYYELDNFYQNHRRYVKSRNDKQLRSKAYEQETTNCAPEATTANGSPIVPCGLIAWSLFNDTYSFAIQNKVIEVNKKNIAWQSDKNNKFGSDVYPKNFQQGGLIGGAKLNESIPLSEQEDLIVWMRTAALPQFRKLYGRIETDLAANEQISVTIENNYNTYSFEGEKKLVLSTTSWIGGKNDFLGVAYLAVGSLCLFLALAFIVLYLLKPRTLGDPSYLSWNKNPDGHQ; encoded by the exons ATGAGTCCACAGGCGGATCCCGCTCCGGAAGGTGACGCCGGGGTGGTCGAGCGgaggaagaagtccaagaaacccaaat ATTCAAGATTTACACAACAAGAGCTTCCTGCTTGCAAACCTTTATTAACTCCAACTATT GTAATATCAACATTTTCTCTCATTGGAATTCTCTTCATCCCAATTGGACTCACTTCTTTGTCTGCATCAGATATT GTGGTTGAAATTGTGTATAGATATGACACAGAATGCATTCCACAACAGTCACAGAATGACAAACTTGCATTCATCCAAAGCAGTGAGACTAACAAAATTTGCTCAACTACTTTGACT GTGCCTAAAAACATGAAGGCTCCTGTTTATATTTACTATGAGCTCGACAACTTCTATCAGAACCACCGCAG GTATGTTAAAAGCCGAAACGATAAGCAACTAAGAAGTAAGGCATACGAACAAGAAACTACTAATTGCGCACCTGAAGCCACAACTGCCAATGGGTCTCCCATTGTTCCTTGTGGCCTCATTGCTTGGAGCTTATTCAATGACACATACTCATTTGCAATACAAAACAAAGTCATTGAGGTGAATAAGAAAAACATAGCCTGGCAAAGTGACAAAAATAACAAATTTGGAAGTGATGTTTATCCCAAGAACTTCCAGCAGGGAGGTTTAATAGGAGGTGCGAAGCTCAACGAAAGCATACCT TTGAGTGAGCAAGAAGATCTCATTGTTTGGATGAGAACAGCTGCCCTTCCACAGTTCAGAAAACTATATGGGAGAATTGAGACAGATCTTGCAGCTAACGAGCAAATCTCAGTGACAATAGAGAACAATTATAACACCTATAGCTTCGAGGGGGAGAAAAAGTTGGTGCTTTCTACTACCTCCTGGATAGGTGGGAAGAACGATTTTCTTGGTGTCGCCTATCTCGCAGTTGGCAGCCTTTGCCTATTTCTTGCGCTGGCGTTCATAGTTCTTTATCTGCTCAAACCCCG GACTCTTGGAGATCCTTCATATTTATCCTGGAACAAGAACCCTGATGGACATCAGTAA